From Paenibacillus polymyxa, the proteins below share one genomic window:
- a CDS encoding GtrA family protein has product MIRRSYLKYPIIKYGIVGLLGTGIHVGVLVLLVELFAIPAVTATTIGFIVTLLVSYVLNRNWTFEPTGEGSRTQFLKYLLVCTCGLLLNAALMYVTIHWIGWSYLIGEVLTTIIVPVHNYIWNRYWIFSVPQQRQKEVS; this is encoded by the coding sequence ATGATCAGACGTTCGTATCTAAAGTATCCAATCATTAAATACGGTATTGTCGGACTGCTGGGTACAGGCATTCACGTCGGTGTACTTGTGCTGCTGGTGGAGCTGTTTGCAATACCTGCAGTAACGGCTACTACCATAGGCTTTATCGTTACGTTGCTCGTTTCGTATGTGCTGAATCGTAACTGGACGTTCGAGCCTACCGGCGAAGGGAGCCGCACTCAGTTTCTTAAATATTTATTGGTCTGCACCTGCGGCTTGCTCCTGAATGCCGCTCTGATGTACGTAACCATTCACTGGATTGGTTGGTCGTATCTGATCGGTGAAGTCTTAACTACCATCATCGTGCCAGTTCATAATTATATCTGGAACCGCTATTGGATCTTCTCCGTTCCGCAACAGCGTCAGAAAGAGGTTTCATGA
- the argH gene encoding argininosuccinate lyase has protein sequence MSKLWGGRFTKQTNKLVEEYTASIGFDQALAEEDIQGSLAHVAMLGKCGIIPQEDADTIKGGLHTVLERIRRGEIEFSVSDEDIHMNIEKNLIEAIGPVGGKLHTGRSRNDQVATDMHLYLRGRVVSLVGMLHDVQVALIGQAKDNLDTIVPGYTHLQRAQPILFAHHLLAYVSMLERDIDRLKDSYKRINVLPLGAGALAGTTFPIDRHFVAEQLGFDGVYENSLDAVSDRDFIVEFLAGASLIMTHLSRLSEELVLWSSTEFGFVELDDAFCTGSSIMPQKKNPDVPELVRGKTGRVYGNLVGLLTVLKSLPLAYNKDMQEDKEGMFDTVATLEGALQLFAPMIATMKVNKDRMRQAVNQDFSNATDIADFLVGKGLPFRQAHEVIGKTVLYCIQQGKYLLDLKLDEFQQFSDLFDERIYEVLQPEAVVNARNVYGGTATGQVQAAIGRSEQLLVNTSTWFENHKPKN, from the coding sequence ATGAGTAAGCTATGGGGCGGACGGTTTACAAAGCAAACGAACAAGCTGGTAGAGGAATATACGGCTTCTATCGGATTTGATCAGGCGTTGGCGGAAGAAGATATTCAAGGCAGTTTAGCTCATGTGGCCATGCTGGGCAAATGCGGTATTATTCCGCAGGAGGATGCAGACACGATCAAGGGGGGACTGCACACCGTTCTGGAGCGTATCCGCCGTGGGGAAATTGAATTTTCCGTTTCGGATGAGGATATTCACATGAATATTGAAAAAAACCTGATCGAGGCCATTGGTCCGGTCGGCGGTAAGCTTCACACTGGACGCAGTCGTAACGATCAGGTGGCAACGGATATGCACTTGTATTTGCGCGGACGTGTGGTATCGCTGGTAGGTATGCTGCATGATGTACAAGTTGCATTAATTGGGCAGGCCAAGGACAATCTGGACACAATAGTGCCTGGATACACACACTTGCAGCGTGCGCAGCCTATTTTGTTCGCGCATCACTTGCTGGCGTATGTGTCTATGCTAGAGCGTGATATTGACCGACTCAAGGACAGCTACAAGCGCATCAATGTGTTGCCGCTCGGGGCTGGCGCTTTGGCTGGAACCACTTTCCCGATTGATCGTCATTTTGTAGCTGAGCAGCTCGGTTTTGATGGCGTCTATGAAAATAGCCTGGACGCTGTTAGTGATCGGGACTTTATCGTAGAGTTTTTGGCCGGGGCCTCGCTGATTATGACGCATTTGTCCCGTCTGAGTGAAGAACTGGTGCTATGGAGCAGCACGGAGTTTGGTTTTGTCGAGCTGGATGATGCTTTCTGCACAGGCAGCAGCATTATGCCACAGAAGAAAAACCCGGATGTACCGGAGTTAGTACGTGGCAAAACCGGGCGTGTCTATGGAAACCTCGTTGGTCTGCTGACAGTACTGAAGTCCTTGCCACTGGCATACAACAAGGATATGCAGGAAGATAAGGAAGGGATGTTCGATACGGTTGCTACGCTGGAGGGAGCCCTGCAATTGTTCGCTCCGATGATCGCCACCATGAAGGTGAACAAGGATCGCATGCGTCAAGCGGTCAACCAGGATTTCTCCAACGCAACGGATATTGCGGACTTCCTGGTCGGCAAGGGGCTTCCGTTCCGTCAGGCCCATGAGGTTATCGGCAAAACGGTGCTGTATTGCATCCAGCAGGGCAAGTATTTGCTTGATCTGAAACTGGATGAATTCCAGCAGTTTTCGGATCTGTTCGACGAGCGGATTTATGAGGTGCTTCAACCAGAAGCAGTAGTCAATGCTCGGAATGTGTATGGCGGAACCGCCACCGGTCAGGTGCAGGCAGCCATTGGACGTAGTGAACAGCTTCTAGTGAACACGTCAACATGGTTTGAAAATCATAAGCCAAAAAATTAA
- a CDS encoding glycosyltransferase family 2 protein, translated as METKNPFLSVVIPMYNEGSHLERSLKVIDGVLSVVTSHYELIIVDDGSKDDTWLKLSELSRRMPSLLALRLSRNFGKELALCAGLENASGDAIIVMDGDLQHPPEMIGEMVRLWQNEGYDLVECVKEFRGEESVGKKLGASLFYATLNRLTGFNLKDASDYKLLDRRVVDAWMAMPERMPFFRGMTAWLGFRKTQITFRVAPREEGPSRWSPLGLFRLAAEAIVSFSTVPLRVVSLMGLIFMLISVVLGIQTLMHKITGDAVTGFTTVILLLLIIGSVLMLSIGVVGEYIAAIYHEVKARPRYLIADKRANADRLWVDREFNQHDQTFVSKVSNH; from the coding sequence ATGGAGACCAAAAATCCTTTTTTATCCGTCGTCATTCCCATGTACAATGAAGGCTCACACCTTGAGCGTTCACTTAAGGTGATTGATGGGGTGCTGTCTGTCGTCACCTCACATTATGAGCTTATTATTGTAGATGATGGTTCCAAAGACGATACGTGGCTCAAGTTGTCCGAATTGTCCCGTCGTATGCCCTCTTTGCTCGCACTCCGGCTGAGTCGGAATTTTGGTAAGGAGCTGGCGTTGTGCGCAGGTTTGGAAAATGCATCTGGCGATGCGATCATTGTCATGGACGGTGATCTGCAGCATCCTCCTGAGATGATCGGGGAAATGGTGCGTTTATGGCAGAATGAAGGTTATGATTTAGTTGAATGTGTGAAAGAATTTCGGGGAGAAGAGTCTGTAGGCAAAAAGCTCGGAGCTTCTTTGTTCTATGCAACCTTGAATCGTTTGACGGGCTTTAATCTAAAGGATGCCTCCGATTATAAGCTGCTGGATCGAAGAGTGGTGGATGCCTGGATGGCGATGCCAGAGCGTATGCCGTTTTTTCGCGGGATGACCGCCTGGCTCGGTTTTCGTAAAACCCAGATTACATTCCGGGTGGCTCCACGAGAAGAGGGTCCAAGCCGCTGGAGTCCGTTAGGCCTATTTCGATTGGCTGCGGAAGCGATCGTTTCGTTTTCGACGGTACCTTTGCGGGTAGTGAGTTTAATGGGTCTCATTTTCATGCTGATTTCGGTCGTGTTGGGGATTCAAACCTTAATGCACAAAATAACGGGTGACGCTGTGACCGGGTTTACCACTGTCATTTTACTGCTTTTGATTATCGGTAGTGTACTTATGCTGTCGATTGGAGTGGTAGGAGAATATATTGCCGCCATATATCACGAAGTCAAAGCCAGACCCCGTTATCTAATTGCAGATAAACGGGCGAATGCTGACCGACTGTGGGTGGATAGGGAGTTTAATCAACATGATCAGACGTTCGTATCTAAAGTATCCAATCATTAA
- a CDS encoding glycosyltransferase family 2 protein translates to MGDKLRWQVGGVSIRQTKRRIKEERQRIEQLQQQLEAQRAEQAPILYKLDFHIEELERRLQDTELRIQALQNANDTAAAVEQLLDEGIQDGQVQEAQVQYASGQEQAAAGAAIGLASSIPGAEGGEAAAGTQTGRNGKARLGDQLVENGMITRDQLTDAIRNQKRYGGRLGDILVEMGFITAEQLQEQIDGDESKERLGDMLVRSGYITPEQLERALEFQAKSGGLLGDILLSLQMLEPADLYRAIATQNRIGRIGEELALDAAYKLPEQVAMAYGVVVIHQYMNRYIVAVSDPLPEERRLKLEEILGMPVEQVLATKEEMEQLWGKIYGEEMMQESTTGLLEKEPHNSARTTFTKGQLWVFAAMGMITLLGLLWNSWKTVLIINMMIQLFYFAMTLFKFGIIYLGSRRGAQLRFTKEEVDAMDEKRLPIYTILVPMYKEAGVLPMLLRNLEQLDYPKSKLDVRLLIEEDDIETIELLREMKLPAYYTTLVVPDGLPKTKPKACNYGLIRARGEFVVIYDAEDRPDADQLKKVIAAFDSLPENYACIQAKLNYFNSTQNLLTRWFTQEYSMWFELLLPGIMQLDTPIPLGGTSNHFRVSVLKDINAWDPYNVTEDADLGIRLYKGGYKTAIVDSRTWEEANSRVGNWIRQRSRWIKGYMQTWLVHMRNPVKLVREVGWKGFFGFQVMILATPMLPLLNPIFWGLLILWFGWELSFIPKLFPGYVYYLASAEFYIGNFLFVFSNVAGMYWVIGELEERGERTFSYAMVKYGLLSPLYWVLMSIAAIKAAWQLITKPFYWEKTTHGLTDMHDLDDTPAQSS, encoded by the coding sequence ATGGGTGACAAGCTTAGGTGGCAGGTTGGAGGAGTTTCAATTCGCCAAACCAAGAGAAGAATAAAAGAAGAGCGTCAGCGAATCGAACAACTGCAACAGCAGCTAGAGGCTCAGCGTGCAGAGCAGGCCCCGATACTGTACAAGCTTGATTTTCATATCGAAGAGTTGGAACGGCGACTGCAGGATACAGAACTTCGTATTCAGGCTTTACAGAATGCCAATGATACAGCAGCAGCTGTGGAACAATTGCTGGATGAAGGAATACAGGATGGACAGGTGCAGGAGGCGCAAGTCCAATATGCATCTGGGCAGGAACAAGCAGCGGCAGGAGCAGCTATAGGTCTTGCTTCCAGTATCCCTGGTGCAGAAGGCGGAGAGGCGGCAGCAGGAACGCAGACCGGACGAAACGGCAAGGCCCGTCTGGGAGATCAACTGGTGGAGAACGGGATGATTACCCGGGATCAGCTGACAGATGCTATCCGCAACCAGAAGCGTTACGGTGGCAGACTGGGCGATATTCTTGTAGAGATGGGCTTCATTACAGCTGAGCAGCTACAAGAGCAAATTGACGGTGATGAGTCCAAGGAGAGACTGGGCGATATGCTGGTTCGTTCCGGCTATATTACACCGGAGCAGCTAGAGCGTGCGCTCGAGTTCCAGGCGAAGAGCGGCGGACTGCTCGGCGACATCTTGCTATCATTGCAAATGTTGGAGCCAGCGGATTTGTACCGCGCGATTGCTACACAGAACCGAATCGGGCGTATTGGTGAGGAGTTGGCGCTGGATGCGGCGTACAAGCTACCTGAGCAAGTGGCCATGGCTTATGGCGTGGTCGTCATCCACCAATATATGAACCGCTATATTGTAGCGGTCAGTGATCCACTGCCAGAGGAGCGACGCTTGAAGCTGGAAGAAATTCTGGGTATGCCGGTAGAGCAAGTACTTGCAACGAAGGAAGAGATGGAGCAGCTCTGGGGTAAAATCTACGGTGAGGAAATGATGCAAGAGAGCACGACCGGGCTATTGGAAAAAGAACCGCATAATTCGGCGCGGACCACCTTTACCAAGGGACAGCTCTGGGTGTTTGCAGCTATGGGAATGATCACACTGCTTGGCCTCCTCTGGAACAGTTGGAAAACGGTGCTGATCATTAATATGATGATTCAGCTGTTTTATTTTGCTATGACGCTATTCAAATTTGGTATTATCTATCTCGGTTCCCGGCGTGGGGCGCAGCTTCGCTTCACGAAGGAAGAGGTAGACGCCATGGATGAAAAAAGACTGCCGATCTATACGATTCTTGTTCCGATGTATAAGGAAGCGGGCGTGCTTCCGATGTTGTTGCGGAATTTGGAACAGCTGGATTATCCAAAGTCCAAGCTGGATGTACGGCTGCTGATCGAAGAGGACGACATTGAGACGATTGAGCTGCTACGGGAAATGAAGCTGCCAGCGTATTACACGACACTGGTCGTGCCCGACGGCTTGCCGAAAACTAAGCCGAAGGCATGTAATTATGGACTTATTCGGGCCCGCGGCGAATTTGTCGTCATTTACGATGCTGAGGATCGCCCCGATGCTGACCAACTTAAAAAGGTCATTGCAGCGTTTGATTCACTGCCTGAGAATTATGCGTGTATTCAAGCGAAGCTCAATTATTTTAACAGCACACAAAATTTGCTGACCCGCTGGTTCACACAAGAATACAGTATGTGGTTCGAATTGCTGCTGCCAGGAATTATGCAGTTAGACACCCCCATTCCGTTGGGCGGTACGTCCAATCATTTCCGGGTATCTGTATTGAAAGATATCAATGCGTGGGACCCCTATAATGTAACCGAGGATGCCGATCTGGGCATTCGTCTGTATAAAGGTGGTTATAAAACGGCCATTGTCGATTCCCGCACATGGGAGGAAGCGAACAGCCGCGTGGGCAATTGGATTCGTCAGCGTTCACGTTGGATCAAGGGATATATGCAGACATGGCTGGTTCATATGCGCAATCCGGTTAAGCTGGTGCGCGAAGTGGGCTGGAAAGGATTTTTCGGTTTTCAGGTGATGATTCTGGCGACTCCGATGTTGCCATTGCTAAACCCGATTTTTTGGGGCTTGCTTATTTTATGGTTTGGCTGGGAGTTGTCCTTTATTCCCAAGCTGTTCCCGGGTTATGTGTACTACTTGGCCAGCGCGGAATTTTATATCGGTAACTTTCTGTTCGTATTCAGTAATGTGGCCGGCATGTATTGGGTCATCGGTGAGCTGGAAGAACGCGGTGAACGAACATTTTCATACGCGATGGTCAAATATGGGCTACTCTCGCCGTTATATTGGGTACTTATGAGTATAGCTGCGATAAAAGCAGCTTGGCAGCTTATAACCAAGCCGTTCTATTGGGAAAAGACGACGCATGGTCTGACCGATATGCATGACTTGGATGATACCCCGGCACAGTCCTCCTGA
- a CDS encoding glycosyltransferase family 39 protein, with amino-acid sequence MSFRKWSASRWMAIGLFVFILALELSAGIYFSYVLGYMHTDALSRVANAFYVLYSRDPHLGAIGFIWNPLPSLLEMVILLLYPIFPALASYGLAAVILSATFSALTAMLLYRAGVRTGISSRMSLLLALLYALNPFILLFGANGLSDSLYIYFIMMTVIEFALWLKDRMTASLIVSGLALAMAFWTRYEAVPLGVAMAVGVVLAILFLHRNLGRRELALREKLHKVEATWLLLLLPVVFSGLLWIFFNYLIMGNAFYFLNSEYSNTAQSAELLNDDKFVEIFSNPLVALKFIASKTIWYSVPLFAILFIRLLSGRLFRWGTLIILLLFLSVPGLQFLLMMRQSSYGWFRYFMYVFPITVAWLPYELSQLQGRWRRAAFGLVSVSLLLTAGLLSYALTRPDIAPDENSFLTRTGNVNYVRQESDRKIAVWLDEHLPKSTIMTDSASAYTMIVYSQYPKRFLITSDYAFNKALSYPQDNHVDYILVPKIMSGMPLSKINMVYPNLYEHGAPWVQLEREFNGEWRLYKVLPKALTNGSLTTETTTNP; translated from the coding sequence ATGTCCTTTCGCAAATGGTCTGCAAGCAGATGGATGGCTATAGGTCTGTTTGTGTTTATACTTGCATTGGAGCTATCTGCGGGCATCTATTTCAGCTATGTTCTGGGATATATGCACACAGACGCGCTCAGTCGGGTAGCTAACGCCTTTTATGTGCTGTACAGCCGCGACCCGCATCTGGGCGCTATCGGATTTATCTGGAATCCACTACCCAGTCTTCTGGAAATGGTGATTCTATTGCTGTATCCAATCTTTCCGGCATTAGCCTCCTATGGATTGGCTGCTGTTATTCTGAGTGCTACCTTTTCTGCTTTGACCGCTATGCTGCTATATCGGGCGGGTGTCAGAACAGGGATTAGCTCTAGGATGAGCTTGCTGCTAGCTTTGTTGTATGCACTGAATCCGTTTATTTTACTATTTGGTGCCAACGGTCTAAGCGATTCGTTATACATATATTTCATTATGATGACGGTGATTGAATTTGCGCTGTGGCTCAAGGACCGCATGACGGCAAGTCTGATTGTTTCTGGGTTAGCACTTGCCATGGCGTTTTGGACTCGTTATGAAGCGGTGCCTCTGGGCGTGGCCATGGCTGTTGGCGTGGTCTTGGCGATTTTATTTCTTCATCGCAACTTGGGTAGACGTGAACTGGCCTTGCGGGAAAAGCTACATAAAGTCGAGGCAACCTGGTTGCTTCTTCTGCTCCCCGTGGTCTTTTCCGGACTGTTGTGGATTTTCTTTAACTATCTTATTATGGGGAACGCTTTTTATTTCCTGAATTCAGAGTACTCGAACACGGCCCAATCGGCAGAGCTGCTGAATGATGATAAATTTGTAGAGATTTTCTCCAATCCGCTGGTGGCTTTGAAGTTTATTGCATCCAAAACTATCTGGTATTCTGTACCGTTGTTTGCTATTTTGTTCATTCGTCTGTTGAGTGGACGCTTGTTCCGGTGGGGAACCTTGATTATTTTGTTATTGTTCCTGTCTGTACCAGGCTTGCAATTTTTACTTATGATGCGGCAATCCTCGTACGGTTGGTTCCGCTACTTTATGTATGTATTCCCAATTACCGTAGCCTGGTTGCCTTATGAGTTGAGCCAGCTTCAGGGACGTTGGCGGAGGGCGGCCTTTGGTCTAGTGTCCGTCAGTCTGCTACTTACCGCTGGATTACTCTCCTATGCGTTGACTCGCCCGGATATTGCACCGGATGAGAATAGCTTTCTCACACGCACGGGGAATGTAAACTATGTGAGACAAGAATCAGATCGTAAGATTGCCGTTTGGCTGGATGAGCATCTGCCGAAGTCTACCATTATGACAGATTCGGCTTCAGCCTACACGATGATCGTCTACAGCCAATATCCCAAACGTTTTCTGATCACCAGTGATTATGCGTTCAATAAAGCATTAAGTTATCCGCAGGACAATCATGTGGACTATATCCTTGTACCTAAGATTATGTCAGGCATGCCGCTGAGTAAGATTAATATGGTATATCCGAATTTATATGAGCATGGTGCCCCATGGGTTCAGCTTGAACGTGAGTTTAACGGCGAGTGGCGCCTGTATAAAGTGTTGCCTAAGGCACTAACTAATGGATCTCTAACGACGGAGACAACGACTAATCCCTGA
- a CDS encoding S-layer homology domain-containing protein: protein MGKKLRTTITGVLSTGLILSAFSAAAAAPLTTSGHWAGDQVQRWSATGQLDGAVKPDAAITRAEFIVLLNRSLGTFTQELPAVTDVTYAGGVKINGNGSRTFTDVPASHWAYNELTSAVNAGYISGYAGNKLKPNGKVTRQEAAAIIGKAIGLTAGNAADVTKFIDSDKIGSWAKKSVAAVAEQKIINGYPDGKFQPLKPLTRAEAVAILDAASGYNLSPVDNLTTTPGGTVTDSTYSNVTNSTYGNTSTTSGSETEDSSTSTSTDSTTTTDNSTTTETSTETTTNTDTTTDTATDADATSNALKVNDVYDGEGTITGTAKAGSTVTAYSNDLPIGSAVAKDDGTFSISVLTQKATVRLVIKAKDTDGHESEPVEISVLSKRSE from the coding sequence ATGGGGAAAAAGTTAAGAACCACAATTACAGGTGTACTGAGTACAGGTCTTATTCTTAGCGCATTCAGCGCAGCGGCAGCTGCTCCTCTAACTACAAGCGGCCATTGGGCAGGAGATCAGGTGCAACGCTGGTCAGCTACAGGGCAATTGGATGGGGCGGTAAAACCGGATGCGGCGATCACACGCGCAGAATTTATCGTTCTTCTGAACCGCAGCTTGGGAACGTTCACACAGGAACTTCCAGCAGTGACAGACGTAACGTATGCAGGTGGTGTGAAAATCAACGGTAATGGAAGCAGAACGTTCACAGATGTTCCGGCATCCCACTGGGCATACAACGAACTGACTAGTGCCGTAAATGCTGGCTACATAAGCGGCTATGCAGGTAACAAGCTCAAACCAAATGGTAAGGTAACACGTCAGGAAGCAGCTGCGATTATTGGCAAAGCTATTGGGCTGACTGCGGGTAACGCAGCAGATGTTACTAAATTCATTGACTCCGACAAAATTGGATCTTGGGCGAAGAAAAGTGTAGCGGCTGTTGCGGAGCAAAAAATCATCAACGGTTATCCGGATGGTAAATTCCAGCCACTGAAGCCGCTGACTCGTGCAGAGGCGGTTGCTATTCTGGATGCTGCATCCGGTTATAACCTGAGCCCTGTTGATAATCTGACGACGACTCCTGGTGGAACGGTAACGGATTCCACATACAGTAACGTGACCAATTCCACTTACGGTAATACGTCGACTACTTCTGGCAGTGAAACAGAAGATAGCAGCACAAGTACTAGCACAGATAGTACAACTACTACGGACAACTCTACAACAACAGAGACAAGCACAGAGACAACTACAAATACCGATACGACTACAGACACAGCTACTGACGCGGATGCTACTTCGAATGCACTGAAAGTCAACGATGTGTACGATGGTGAAGGTACAATTACAGGAACAGCAAAAGCTGGTTCCACAGTAACTGCCTATTCCAACGATCTGCCTATCGGCAGTGCAGTAGCCAAAGATGACGGCACATTTAGCATCAGTGTTCTTACTCAAAAAGCGACAGTTAGACTGGTGATCAAAGCTAAAGATACAGACGGCCATGAAAGTGAGCCTGTAGAAATCTCGGTTTTGAGTAAACGCAGCGAGTAA
- a CDS encoding glycosyltransferase family 39 protein, with amino-acid sequence MIVRKHGKLLSLFACIAALELAVGVYFAWHLGYMHTDALSRVANAFYVLYSRDPHLGAIGFVWNPLPSLMELIVLLFYPLFPALASHGLAAVIVSSLFAGASAALLYGTGKELGLHGVTSLLIALLFSLNPFMFLFGFNGLSDSPYIFFILLTVSRFCMWLKDRKAANLIVSGFALALAFWVRYEAVPLGVALALGVLLTIFFLHRWRTNRENVKTQLSLKERLYKVEATWLLLLLPLVFSGLLWLFFNWIIMGDPLYFLRSQYSNSTQSAALLEDQRFVEMFAHPMLMLKFVGQRTLWYAAPLIAVLLIRLLDKRLWSWSTLTLLAIFLSVPGLQLLLMLKHSSFGWFRYFMYVFPITVAWLPYELSLLKGKMRGIGISLVTAGMLATAGLLSYALTNPAIAADEHSYLTHSGNESYTRQIVERKIGSWLDEHYGSSLILTDSYTAYPIILSSKIPKKFMITSDYDFGKSLTDLPASKVDYVLVTRLVEGVPLDQVNRNYPDLFEKGAPWASLVHDFDGEWRLYKIEHEELQ; translated from the coding sequence ATGATCGTAAGGAAACATGGAAAGTTGTTGTCATTGTTTGCTTGTATTGCTGCTCTAGAATTAGCCGTGGGTGTTTATTTTGCATGGCATCTTGGCTATATGCATACCGATGCGCTCAGTCGAGTAGCAAATGCATTTTATGTACTGTATAGTCGTGATCCGCATTTGGGTGCTATTGGGTTTGTGTGGAATCCACTACCGAGTTTGATGGAACTCATTGTACTGTTGTTCTATCCATTGTTTCCCGCACTCGCTTCCCACGGGCTGGCAGCAGTGATTGTGAGCAGCCTGTTTGCTGGGGCGAGTGCAGCATTATTGTACGGGACGGGAAAAGAACTAGGGCTTCACGGTGTAACTAGTTTGCTAATTGCGCTGTTATTTTCACTGAATCCGTTTATGTTTCTGTTTGGCTTCAACGGCTTGAGTGACTCGCCCTATATCTTTTTTATCCTGTTGACAGTGAGTCGATTCTGTATGTGGCTTAAGGATCGCAAGGCGGCGAATTTGATCGTATCCGGTTTTGCGCTTGCATTGGCATTTTGGGTTCGCTACGAAGCAGTCCCACTGGGGGTTGCGCTGGCTTTGGGCGTATTACTGACGATTTTTTTTCTGCATCGGTGGCGTACAAACAGAGAGAACGTTAAAACGCAATTGTCTTTAAAAGAGCGCCTGTACAAGGTAGAAGCGACATGGCTTCTATTGTTGCTGCCGCTTGTCTTTTCCGGTTTGCTGTGGCTCTTTTTTAACTGGATTATCATGGGCGACCCGCTTTACTTTTTACGCTCGCAATATTCCAATTCCACACAATCAGCGGCTTTGCTGGAGGATCAACGCTTTGTAGAAATGTTTGCTCACCCTATGCTGATGCTAAAGTTTGTCGGGCAACGGACCTTATGGTATGCGGCTCCGTTGATTGCCGTTTTGCTTATACGCCTATTGGACAAACGTCTGTGGAGTTGGAGCACATTAACGCTGCTGGCTATTTTTTTATCAGTACCTGGGCTCCAGCTTTTACTGATGCTTAAGCATTCTTCGTTTGGCTGGTTCCGATATTTTATGTATGTATTTCCGATTACGGTTGCTTGGCTGCCGTATGAGCTTAGTCTGTTGAAGGGGAAAATGCGGGGGATCGGAATCTCACTGGTAACGGCAGGAATGTTGGCAACAGCAGGCTTGTTATCCTACGCACTGACGAATCCCGCGATTGCGGCGGATGAGCATAGCTATCTGACGCATAGTGGCAATGAAAGCTATACTCGACAAATTGTTGAACGGAAAATAGGGTCATGGCTGGATGAACATTATGGTTCATCTCTCATTTTGACAGATTCTTATACGGCCTATCCGATTATTTTGAGCAGTAAAATTCCGAAGAAGTTTATGATAACGAGTGATTATGATTTTGGGAAATCTTTAACGGATCTGCCCGCTTCCAAGGTGGATTATGTTTTGGTTACGCGCTTGGTAGAAGGGGTACCGCTGGATCAGGTGAACCGGAACTATCCTGATCTGTTTGAAAAGGGGGCGCCATGGGCCTCGTTGGTGCATGATTTTGACGGGGAGTGGCGATTGTACAAGATAGAGCATGAAGAACTGCAATAA
- a CDS encoding alpha/beta hydrolase has product MALIQCQFYSEVLGLSTSMNVILPQATRSQIGMEGKQGTGPHPTLYLLHGLSDDDSTWLRRTSIERYVASMGLAVVMPQVHRSFYTNMEQGAAYWTFISEELPALARSFFPLSDKREDNFVAGLSMGGYGAFKLALQHPERFAAAASLSGVMDLHASRTDPMQNAMSPAEWLNIFGPDEIRGTDHDLLELLQRHTTAGTSLPRLYQCCGTEDFLYKGNQTFRETCTSLGVPLTYEEGPGTHEWGYWDAKIQDVLAWLPLKGH; this is encoded by the coding sequence ATGGCTCTAATTCAATGTCAGTTTTATTCGGAAGTTCTTGGTCTAAGCACATCCATGAATGTTATTCTTCCGCAGGCAACCCGCTCACAGATTGGAATGGAGGGCAAGCAAGGAACAGGGCCACATCCGACACTGTATTTACTGCATGGCCTGTCGGACGATGATTCAACCTGGCTGCGTCGAACCTCGATTGAACGCTACGTCGCCTCTATGGGCCTAGCCGTCGTCATGCCCCAGGTACATCGGAGTTTCTATACGAATATGGAGCAAGGAGCGGCTTATTGGACCTTTATCAGTGAAGAATTGCCGGCTTTGGCACGTTCATTCTTTCCTCTGTCGGACAAACGTGAAGACAATTTTGTAGCTGGTCTTTCTATGGGGGGGTATGGTGCCTTCAAACTGGCACTCCAGCACCCAGAACGCTTTGCAGCCGCTGCCAGTCTTTCGGGGGTTATGGATTTACACGCATCCCGTACCGATCCTATGCAAAATGCCATGAGTCCAGCGGAATGGCTTAACATTTTCGGGCCAGATGAAATACGTGGAACAGATCACGATTTGCTGGAGCTGCTACAACGTCATACCACCGCGGGGACCTCACTCCCCCGACTCTACCAATGCTGCGGTACGGAAGATTTCTTATACAAGGGAAATCAGACTTTTCGTGAAACATGCACCTCTCTTGGAGTTCCACTGACCTACGAAGAAGGTCCTGGAACTCATGAATGGGGATACTGGGACGCCAAAATTCAGGATGTACTGGCATGGCTACCGCTTAAAGGACACTAA